Part of the Candidatus Limnocylindrales bacterium genome, TTCGAGTCCATCAGCTTCTGGCGGTGACTCCAGGTCTGTCCGTCATCGAGCGATCGCGAGATTTCGGTGGCGAATCCCGGGTCGGCCGTCGTATTCCAGACCGTAACCCACGTTGCGTTCCCGTCGGTCGCGATCTGCGGCGAGTACTCGTACGCCGGCCCCTGCGGGCCAAGCGCCTTCGACTGACCGAAATCCGTCCCGGCACGAGCCGAGCCGGGCGTAAAGGACGCTGCGAGCAAGACGATTGCGCAGAGGGCAGCCGGGTTCCGCATGGATTCTCCTGTTGACGGCGGGCCGATCCGCCCGGCGCGATGGCGGGGTTGATACCATCCTTTACGACGACAAGTCGAGATGCGTTCGCGGGGCGTGTTCCAGCCTGCGGCAAGAACAGAAGCGTCATCCGCCGTGAGCAGCGGCAGGTCCATCGCGCTCGCCGCGAGGCGCAGTGCTTGGCGCAACGATCCCGATGCGCGGCGGCGTGAGCGGAGCGGCAGGAACCGAAAGAATGTCGTAGATCATCGCCTGCACGATCCCGAAAAGACCGGCCGCCGTGGTAAACGCCGCGACCATCACGGTTCCCGCCGTAGCCGGCACGCCGTGCATCGACGAAACGATCCAGGCGCGCACACCGAACAGGATTCCGAAAACCGCAAGCGGAATGCCGATCGCGAGCAGCAGCGACACGGCGGAAAAATCCAGCACGACGTAGCGAACCCACAGCCGCCGCAGGAACACACGCGCGTGCTTTACGGCAAATTCTAGGAGACTGCGCGCGACGGAAAGATGGCTCGATTCGCCGGCGTAACGCGCCGGGATCGCCACATCGACCGTCACGGCGCGAGCCAGCGAAAGCTCGCCCAGCATGCTCGATTCAAAGAAGAAGCCGTCGTCGAGCTCGTCGAAGTCGATCGCCGTGAGCGCTTCGCGCGAGATCGCCGTGTAGCCGTTGGTCGGATCGAGAAGGTTCCAGTAGCCGGTCGAAAGCTTCGAGATCAGCGACAGCGCCGCATTGCCCGCGAGGCGGACGGCCGGCATCGCGCGGATCTCGCGCGAATGTACGAAACGGTTTCCTTTGGCGTAGTCCGCCCGTCCGAGTGCGACCGGCAGAATGAGCGACGCGAGCGCCGAAGGATCCATCTGGCCGTCGGCGTCCATCTTGGCGACGATGGCGGCGCCGTCTTCGAGTGCGCGCGCATAGCCGCTGCGCATCGCGCGGCCGACGCCGCGATTCTGCATGTGATCGATGCGCACGATGCGCGGATCCGCCGATGCGGCCTCGACGACCGCTGGCGCGGTGCCGTCGGTCGCACCGTCGATCACGACGTAGATGCGGCGGACGAACGAAGGGATGGTCGCGAGCGTGTCGCGGATCCGGTCCTCGGCCTGGTAGGCCGGCACGACCACCGCGATCGGGATTCCGGCGAGAGCTTCTTCGCGCGGGTCGCTCAAAAAAAATCGCGGAAAGACAGGGAAATTTTAAATGTACCTGTCCCCTTTTAGTCGTGGATGACGACCGAGCGGATCGAATCGCCT contains:
- a CDS encoding glycosyltransferase family 2 protein — encoded protein: MSDPREEALAGIPIAVVVPAYQAEDRIRDTLATIPSFVRRIYVVIDGATDGTAPAVVEAASADPRIVRIDHMQNRGVGRAMRSGYARALEDGAAIVAKMDADGQMDPSALASLILPVALGRADYAKGNRFVHSREIRAMPAVRLAGNAALSLISKLSTGYWNLLDPTNGYTAISREALTAIDFDELDDGFFFESSMLGELSLARAVTVDVAIPARYAGESSHLSVARSLLEFAVKHARVFLRRLWVRYVVLDFSAVSLLLAIGIPLAVFGILFGVRAWIVSSMHGVPATAGTVMVAAFTTAAGLFGIVQAMIYDILSVPAAPLTPPRIGIVAPSTAPRGERDGPAAAHGG